From the genome of Candidatus Edwardsbacteria bacterium:
TTCACGGGCATGACAAATAGGATGAAATAAAGCCAAAGGAGTAAGTGATGAAAAAGATTATTCTGATCTCAGCCCTAATGCTGATCGCCGCCGGCGCCCATGCCCTGCAGACCATAGAGCAGAAGACCCCCATTTCGCAGGTGGTGATCTACAATGACCGGGTGGAGATAACCCGGATGCACAAGACCGGCTACCAGCCCGGGGAATACCAGCTCAAGATGACCGACCTGCCGTCATCGCTGGACGAGAACTCGGTGCGGACCTCGGGGAGCGGCACGGCCGAGGTCAAGATCAACGGGGTGAAGATCGAGACGGTCTACCTGGACACCACCACCAACCAGAGATACAAGGCCCTGGAGGACTCGGTGGAGCAGCTCAAGGAACAGCAGAAAATCTACGACGACCGCTACGGTCTGCTGCAGAAGGAGGCCGATTACCTGGAGAAGATAAAAAATGCCAGCACTGCTTTGCCTTCAGGCAGAGAATCCGAAAAGCCCAGATCCACCACGGTCAGCGAATGGACCGGGCTGTATAATTTCTACGATGCCAAATTCGAAGCCATAAACAAGGAACAGCGGAGTATCGAGAAAAACAAGAAGGCCCTGCAGGCCAGGCTGAACGCCCTGCAGAGCCGCCTGCACAAGATTTCGGCCGGGGCCAACCTGACCAAGAAGAACGTCAGCGTCAGCTTCACCGTCAAAAAGGAGGGCAGTTTGGCCCTAGCCTTAAGCTATATGATGATGGGGGCCTCCTGGCATCCCCAGTACGATATCCGAGTGTCCCCGGAGAACAAGGAGGTGGAGTTCACCTATTACGGGGTGATCTACCAGAACACCGGCGAGGACTGGAAGAACGTCAAAATAACGCTGTCCACCGCCCAGCCGTCCATCTCCGGCTCCATGCCGGCCCTCAAGCCCTGGTATGTTGACGTCTACCAGCAGTATTACCAGAAGGGGCAGGCCTCGCAAAGGGCCAAGCAGAATATCGCCTACAGCAAGGAGCAGCAGGCCCCGGCTCCGGCGGAGATGGCCTATTTCGTGGACGGGACATCCGTTACCGATCAATTGGCTGGAGCCAGGGGAGCCAGCATCAATGTTTCCGATGTGGAATTCACAGGCACCTCCTACGTCTACCAGACCCCGGGCGAGAACAACATCCCCTCGGACGGCGAGCCGCACAAGATCCCCATAGCCTTCGAGACTTTAAAGGCCGAATTCGAATATTCTTCGGCCCCCCGCCTGAAACAGTATGCCTACCTGCAGGGCAAGGTCAAGAACACCACCGAGTATCCCTTCATCGCCGGAGATATCAATGTCTTCTTCGGGAACAATTTCGTGGGCACCTCGGCCATCAACACCGTCATTCCGTCCGAGAAGTTCGATGTATCGCTGGGCATAGACGAGGGCATTAAGATCACAAGGCAGAAGGTCAAGGACCTGGTCGAGAATGGCAAGAGGATCAAGCGGACCTACGGATATAAGATCACGGTGAAGAACCTGAAGAAGACCAAGGAGATCCTGACCGTCAACGAACAGTACCCGGTAACTCGCAACGATAAGATCAAGGTGAAATTAGTGTCGCCCAAGTTCGACGACGAGAAGCTGGAATACGGGATCAAGGAAAAGGCCAACGGCATCATCGAATGGAAGATGGAGCTGGACCCGCAGGAGAAGAAGGAGATGGAATTGGAGTACATCCTGGAGTATCCCGGCGGGGTCAGCGTGACGGGGCTATAAGGTGTGAAAACCATGAAATATATATTTCCATTTTCCATATTGATCCTGATTATTTTTGGATTATCGTCATGTAGCAAGGAAAATCCTGTATCGGCAGACCAAACTATACTGCCACCGACGCTTTTAACACCCGCAAACGGGGATACGGGAATAGGGAGTACACCAACACTAACTTGGGCCTCAGTTGCAAATGCCAATGGGTATTGGCTACAAGTATCGGGGGACAGTACTTTTAATGTGAATATTGAATTCAACTATGAAGGGCTTGTTTTAAACAGCAAAGTACTACAGGAACTTTCCCCAGCAAATAAATATTTTTGGCGTGTAAAATCATTGGATGAGAAAGCATATTCGGAATGGTCTAAGGCATGGAAATTTACCACAAGTGCCAAACCCAATTTCCCGCCAATAGAACCGGTCAATCCCCTGCCAATAAATGGAGAAGTAAATATTTTAACTCCGATCGTTCTTTCATGGGATGGTGGTGATCCTGATAGCGGTGATCTTGTAATATATACTGTGTTGTTGAGCACAGTAAACCCACCGTCGTCATATTTGGACGTACATGAAAGCAACTTGAATGTATGTAGATCAAATGTAAATAATTTACTGGGGAGAAAAACATATTATTGGCAGATAATTTCAAAAGACAACCATGCCAATATTAGGAACGGACCTGTCTGGAGTTTTACCACTTTAGACCCTTGGGTGGTTTTACAAGAAATGCCCACAGCACGATCATATATGACAGCCGATACATTTTCTGGTAAAATATTTGTAATTGGCGGTAAAAATTCAAGCAATCAGCCCCTATCCCTGGTCGAATTATATGATCCTATCAGCAATAGTTGGTCCGTTAAAGCAGATATGCCCACCGCCAGATACAGGCAGTCAATGGCAAATTTAAATGGAACAATATATGTTTTTGGCGGTTATAATGACAGTGTTCTTCATGTTGTTGAATCTTATGACCCGTTATTGAATACCTGGACCCCAAAAAGACCAATGCCCTATGCTGCATTCGGGCAATCCGCAACGTCGTATAATGGGAAGATATATCTTTTTGGTGGTGTTGATGGTGAAGGCAATCCATTACCGAGTATGAGATATGATTCCGTGAAAGATACCTTCGAAGTATTTCCCCAAAACGGCATTTATATTAATACAACCCGTGCGGCTCTAACCCATGTGGAAAGCAGGAGAATATTTATTCTTAGTGATGATTTTTATGAATATTTCCCCGATTATGATATCACATACGAACATAGTCAACCGTATATACAATATGGTTCTGCCGCCCTTAATGGCGATCGAATATTTATGGTCAGAGATTCTTATTACACTTATGTATATGATATATTAAGCAGAAACACCTTTGAAACTACACCTCCCAGCTATTGGGGGGAAGGACTGTCTGTAATACAGGTGGGGGGTAAAATCTACACTATTGGCGGTGGATCAAAGATAGTTCAAGTATATGATCCCACTATTGACCCAGGGAGGCAAAATGATAAATAAAATAAATATTGTTCTTATAATTGCAATTTTGGCAATTATAAATATTTCCGGGTGTAGCAAAGATAATCCAGTATCGGTGGTGCAGGACCTTGTGACCCCAATATTACAATTGCCGGCAGATCAAGCGACTAATAGTGACCTGTCTCCATTATTGCAGTGGCAAGAAGTCAGTGATGCGGTATCATACTCTGTTCAACTATGTGTTGATTCAACATATTCAAAACTGCTTATATATAAACAATCCATTTTAGATATTAACTACCAAACACCGCAGGCGTTGTTGACCGGATCAACAAGATATTATTGGCGTGTCAGAGCGATAAATGGCAATAGAGTGTCTTCGTGGTCGAAGACATGGTCCTTTTTAACTAATAATATACCGATCGCTCCCAAGAATCCCTTTCCGGCAGACGGCATATTAGATTTAGATAACTCGGTATCATTATCATGGGTTTGTTCGGATATCGATCCAAATGATACAATTAAATATGATGTGTATTTAAATGATTTTTATCCGCCAACCGTGAAAATCGGGAATGATCTAAGTGCCGCCTATCAGTCAGTGAGTAACCTTACAAGGGGTAAAACTTATTATTGGCGTGTTGTCGCCAAAGATAATCACGGGAACCAAGTTAGTGGTCCTATATGGTCTTTTAGCACACGTAGCCCATGGATGCAAATGGCATCTATGCGGGTAAGTGTCAGGTCACCTGGCTGTATACTATTAAATGGTAGTCTTTATGCTTTTGGTGGCTGGACCGATGATTTTACCACCAACACAGTACAATTATATGGGATTTATAACAATACATGGGTTGTTGGACCGAGCATGGTACAGTACAGGAGTAGGTTCAGTGCAGCAACTGTTATTAATAAAATCTATATTCTGGGTGGTTTTGGGTTCCCAAATTTAAATGAAGAATACGATCCAGCAACAGGGTTGTGGTCAACAAAAGCGGATATGCCTACTAAACGTGTCAATTTTGCTGTTGCAACAGCCAATGGCATCATTTACGTTATGGGAGGTGATACATCGTGTAGTTGGGAGTCCACGATTTCATCAAATATAGTT
Proteins encoded in this window:
- a CDS encoding kelch repeat-containing protein, giving the protein MINKINIVLIIAILAIINISGCSKDNPVSVVQDLVTPILQLPADQATNSDLSPLLQWQEVSDAVSYSVQLCVDSTYSKLLIYKQSILDINYQTPQALLTGSTRYYWRVRAINGNRVSSWSKTWSFLTNNIPIAPKNPFPADGILDLDNSVSLSWVCSDIDPNDTIKYDVYLNDFYPPTVKIGNDLSAAYQSVSNLTRGKTYYWRVVAKDNHGNQVSGPIWSFSTRSPWMQMASMRVSVRSPGCILLNGSLYAFGGWTDDFTTNTVQLYGIYNNTWVVGPSMVQYRSRFSAATVINKIYILGGFGFPNLNEEYDPATGLWSTKADMPTKRVNFAVATANGIIYVMGGDTSCSWESTISSNIVEAYDPIADSWTTKAPMLLSRKNHTAAAVNGKIYVFGGNETWNDPLTNVDEYDPATNTWTSKSPIPTPRYYLSSATSNGIIYAMGGLYYDLSNHQNYYYTNVEAYDPVANSWTQKTPMPTGKFWFGAASDNNFIYTIGGDNGYNCLNEVYKYDPLLDQ
- a CDS encoding mucoidy inhibitor MuiA family protein, whose translation is MKKIILISALMLIAAGAHALQTIEQKTPISQVVIYNDRVEITRMHKTGYQPGEYQLKMTDLPSSLDENSVRTSGSGTAEVKINGVKIETVYLDTTTNQRYKALEDSVEQLKEQQKIYDDRYGLLQKEADYLEKIKNASTALPSGRESEKPRSTTVSEWTGLYNFYDAKFEAINKEQRSIEKNKKALQARLNALQSRLHKISAGANLTKKNVSVSFTVKKEGSLALALSYMMMGASWHPQYDIRVSPENKEVEFTYYGVIYQNTGEDWKNVKITLSTAQPSISGSMPALKPWYVDVYQQYYQKGQASQRAKQNIAYSKEQQAPAPAEMAYFVDGTSVTDQLAGARGASINVSDVEFTGTSYVYQTPGENNIPSDGEPHKIPIAFETLKAEFEYSSAPRLKQYAYLQGKVKNTTEYPFIAGDINVFFGNNFVGTSAINTVIPSEKFDVSLGIDEGIKITRQKVKDLVENGKRIKRTYGYKITVKNLKKTKEILTVNEQYPVTRNDKIKVKLVSPKFDDEKLEYGIKEKANGIIEWKMELDPQEKKEMELEYILEYPGGVSVTGL
- a CDS encoding kelch repeat-containing protein, encoding MKYIFPFSILILIIFGLSSCSKENPVSADQTILPPTLLTPANGDTGIGSTPTLTWASVANANGYWLQVSGDSTFNVNIEFNYEGLVLNSKVLQELSPANKYFWRVKSLDEKAYSEWSKAWKFTTSAKPNFPPIEPVNPLPINGEVNILTPIVLSWDGGDPDSGDLVIYTVLLSTVNPPSSYLDVHESNLNVCRSNVNNLLGRKTYYWQIISKDNHANIRNGPVWSFTTLDPWVVLQEMPTARSYMTADTFSGKIFVIGGKNSSNQPLSLVELYDPISNSWSVKADMPTARYRQSMANLNGTIYVFGGYNDSVLHVVESYDPLLNTWTPKRPMPYAAFGQSATSYNGKIYLFGGVDGEGNPLPSMRYDSVKDTFEVFPQNGIYINTTRAALTHVESRRIFILSDDFYEYFPDYDITYEHSQPYIQYGSAALNGDRIFMVRDSYYTYVYDILSRNTFETTPPSYWGEGLSVIQVGGKIYTIGGGSKIVQVYDPTIDPGRQNDK